One window from the genome of Myxococcus virescens encodes:
- a CDS encoding tetratricopeptide repeat protein, which produces MSKLLFAAFNDGVSLSMAGNHEAAILAFDKVLAVDPKHVPALTAKGASLATLERFEEALRCFERAIEVDPTEAEAHRDAALCQLELGEPEAAAQLLQRATQLNPTPGYRESAAVQIYALGNALLTRGSRRPDKARYRQARHVFELALTLSPGFAECARALADVWEHLGDPAQRDHYAQLATRLRPVPA; this is translated from the coding sequence ATGTCCAAGTTGCTGTTCGCGGCCTTCAATGACGGCGTGAGCCTGTCCATGGCGGGCAACCACGAGGCGGCCATCCTCGCTTTCGACAAGGTGCTCGCCGTGGACCCCAAGCACGTCCCGGCGCTCACCGCGAAGGGCGCGTCACTGGCCACGCTGGAGCGCTTCGAGGAGGCGCTGCGCTGCTTCGAGCGCGCCATCGAAGTGGACCCCACCGAGGCCGAGGCCCACCGCGACGCGGCACTCTGCCAGCTGGAGCTGGGGGAGCCGGAGGCCGCCGCGCAGCTGCTCCAGCGCGCCACGCAGCTCAACCCCACGCCGGGCTACCGCGAGTCCGCCGCCGTTCAAATCTACGCCCTGGGCAACGCGCTGCTGACGCGGGGCTCCCGTCGCCCGGACAAGGCCCGCTACCGCCAGGCCCGCCACGTCTTCGAACTGGCGCTGACGCTGTCTCCTGGCTTCGCCGAGTGCGCCCGGGCCCTGGCAGACGTGTGGGAGCACCTGGGCGACCCCGCTCAGAGAGATCACTACGCCCAGCTCGCCACCCGGCTCCGCCCCGTGCCGGCCTAG